The following proteins are encoded in a genomic region of Mycoplasma sp. NEAQ87857:
- a CDS encoding CNNM domain-containing protein: MDSYPSLLYAQAASSAMHTPWWLYLLIIILILLFLLSSIYSGCETAYSSISAAKIHEMVEKKERFGTLIQRHVKKYNQILSTILIGNNLVNVGSATLMSFIIGQANFDSGTAAIISTAVVTPLLVLFGEIIPKLLAKAHPVMYLKIFGIFIEINYWFFFVLTYPISKLSKKVYETHTEEDLKNFLKIAQNEGVLQTGESLLAQKALDLDSTKVQAHYIKLKDVETIDSKATVAEALDLFIDTNYSRIPVIKEGTLIGIILLKDIFHVNKKERIIDYVKTVPFISANSILSSALEKLRLVRSQMGFVVENNNSNEPIGIITIEDIIEEIIGEIYDEYDDDEEIYEISLEKSRVQSNVIVSEVFKQLEIDTDLLADDEWDLTLRHWLLNKTNKQRLTKNTRYTLDDKVSFKVIEIVKNQKHTAIIEVHKL; the protein is encoded by the coding sequence ATGGATAGTTATCCCAGTTTGCTATATGCTCAAGCAGCATCTTCTGCTATGCATACACCTTGATGATTATATTTATTAATCATTATCTTGATCTTATTATTTCTACTTAGTAGTATTTATAGTGGTTGTGAGACTGCTTATTCGTCAATTTCAGCTGCTAAAATTCACGAAATGGTAGAAAAGAAAGAAAGATTTGGAACTTTAATCCAAAGACATGTAAAAAAATATAACCAAATTCTAAGTACGATCTTAATTGGAAATAATTTAGTTAATGTAGGTTCTGCTACTTTAATGAGTTTTATTATTGGTCAAGCTAATTTTGATTCAGGAACTGCTGCTATTATTTCTACAGCAGTAGTTACCCCGTTATTAGTCTTATTTGGTGAGATTATTCCTAAATTATTAGCTAAAGCTCATCCAGTAATGTATTTAAAAATATTTGGAATTTTTATTGAAATTAATTATTGATTTTTCTTTGTATTAACTTATCCAATTTCAAAATTAAGTAAAAAAGTATATGAAACACATACTGAAGAAGATCTTAAAAACTTTCTTAAAATAGCTCAAAATGAAGGTGTGTTACAAACTGGAGAATCTTTATTAGCTCAAAAAGCTTTAGATTTAGATTCAACTAAAGTTCAAGCACATTATATTAAACTTAAAGACGTAGAAACTATTGATTCTAAAGCCACAGTTGCAGAAGCTTTAGATCTATTTATTGATACTAATTACTCAAGAATTCCAGTAATTAAAGAAGGAACTTTAATTGGTATTATTCTACTTAAAGATATATTTCATGTCAATAAAAAAGAACGAATTATTGATTATGTTAAAACCGTACCATTTATTTCAGCTAACTCAATTTTATCTAGTGCTTTAGAAAAATTACGTTTAGTTAGATCACAAATGGGATTTGTTGTTGAAAACAATAATTCTAATGAACCTATAGGTATTATTACTATTGAAGACATTATTGAAGAAATCATTGGTGAAATCTATGATGAGTATGATGATGATGAAGAAATTTATGAAATTTCATTAGAAAAATCTAGAGTTCAAAGCAATGTTATAGTTTCAGAAGTTTTTAAACAATTAGAAATTGATACTGATTTATTAGCTGATGATGAATGAGATTTAACTCTTAGACATTGATTATTGAACAAAACTAACAAACAAAGACTTACTAAAAACACAAGATACACCCTAGATGATAAAGTAAGTTTTAAAGTTATAGAAATTGTTAAAAATCAAAAGCATACAGCTATTATTGAAGTACATAAATTATAA
- a CDS encoding replicative DNA helicase, which produces MYTNNKSPYKNIVLDQVNNHTIFHDNNLEKTILSLMISDDDKQARALDYLNENMFFNLANKQLFKLIQNTRQASNNKNIFFNFNDLTSLIEKNKNNIEYNQLDNYYLNDIASTISNPDNFFANLDKFIELYKLRNVESFFNAYQNVFKNNKDLKYQDLLEDFDQFKTLNVQSQMENSNFISIKDASDEYAKYIDDVRNKRQLLSNLTTEYHSIDKYVLGFKPGQFIILAARPGVGKTALALNIAKNITFKSRTKNIAFISLEMPTHELVGRFLSSSAEIPLNKLQNPEQLTNDEISRIVAEKYNNLDHINMYFDDVPTSKITDIVWKIKHLYKTLEGNLDLVVIDYLQLISGGDKHNGNRQNEVSIISRSLKTLALELKMPIIALSQLSRSVENREDKRPQLHDLRESGSIEQDADIVLFISRVQEPKDKDKMNENNKSQLVNLTVAKNRNGQPGAGHLIYFGDYVTFKDFDKNNDI; this is translated from the coding sequence ATGTACACAAATAATAAATCACCTTATAAAAATATTGTTTTAGACCAAGTTAATAATCACACTATATTTCATGATAACAACTTAGAAAAAACAATTTTATCTTTAATGATAAGCGATGATGATAAACAAGCTAGAGCTTTAGATTATTTAAATGAAAATATGTTTTTTAATTTAGCTAATAAACAATTATTTAAATTAATCCAAAACACTAGACAAGCATCTAATAACAAAAATATTTTTTTCAATTTCAATGATCTTACTTCATTGATTGAAAAAAATAAAAATAATATTGAGTACAATCAATTAGATAATTATTATCTAAATGATATTGCTTCAACCATTAGTAATCCTGATAATTTCTTTGCTAATTTAGATAAGTTTATTGAATTATATAAATTAAGAAATGTTGAATCGTTTTTTAATGCTTATCAAAATGTTTTTAAAAATAATAAGGACTTAAAATATCAAGATTTATTAGAAGATTTTGATCAATTTAAAACCTTAAATGTTCAATCTCAAATGGAAAATAGTAATTTTATTTCAATTAAAGATGCCAGTGATGAATATGCTAAATACATTGATGATGTTCGTAATAAAAGACAATTATTAAGTAATTTAACTACTGAATATCATTCAATTGATAAATATGTTTTAGGTTTTAAACCTGGACAATTTATTATTCTTGCAGCTAGACCTGGAGTTGGTAAAACTGCTTTAGCTTTAAACATTGCTAAAAACATTACCTTTAAATCTCGAACTAAAAATATTGCTTTTATTTCATTAGAGATGCCAACTCATGAACTTGTTGGACGTTTTTTATCTTCTAGTGCTGAAATACCATTAAATAAATTACAAAATCCAGAACAATTAACCAATGATGAAATTTCAAGAATTGTTGCTGAAAAATACAATAATTTAGATCATATTAATATGTATTTTGATGATGTACCTACAAGTAAAATTACTGATATTGTTTGAAAAATTAAACATCTTTATAAAACTTTAGAAGGTAATTTAGACTTAGTGGTAATTGATTATTTACAATTGATTTCTGGAGGAGATAAGCATAATGGAAATAGACAAAATGAAGTGTCTATTATCTCAAGAAGTTTAAAAACATTAGCCTTAGAATTAAAAATGCCAATTATAGCATTAAGTCAGCTTTCACGTAGTGTTGAAAACAGAGAAGACAAACGTCCTCAATTACACGATTTACGTGAAAGTGGTTCAATTGAGCAAGATGCTGATATTGTTTTATTTATCAGTAGAGTTCAAGAACCCAAAGATAAAGACAAAATGAACGAAAATAACAAAAGTCAATTAGTTAATTTAACCGTTGCTAAAAATAGAAATGGTCAACCTGGAGCTGGTCATTTAATTTATTTTGGTGATTATGTAACTTTTAAAGACTTTGATAAAAATAATGATATTTAG
- the rplI gene encoding 50S ribosomal protein L9 — translation MKVILIKDCKDGKANTIIEVASGYGTNFLVRKGFAVPYNEQTYKQLQKTLDNLAADEHETRTNALRLKDQLETLTLKFKLEANIDGNQNLNVHGSISTKDVDKKLKELGYKLPKHSLSKIHLVSQGTHEVEAVLYKDIKAKINIEITIHVHK, via the coding sequence ATGAAAGTAATATTAATTAAAGATTGTAAAGACGGAAAAGCAAACACAATCATTGAAGTAGCTAGTGGTTATGGAACTAACTTTTTAGTAAGAAAAGGTTTTGCTGTACCATACAATGAACAAACTTACAAACAACTACAAAAAACATTAGATAACTTAGCTGCTGATGAGCATGAAACTAGAACTAATGCTTTAAGATTAAAAGACCAATTAGAAACATTAACTTTAAAATTCAAATTAGAAGCAAATATTGATGGAAATCAAAACTTAAATGTTCATGGTTCAATTTCAACTAAAGACGTTGATAAAAAACTAAAAGAATTAGGTTATAAATTACCAAAACACTCTTTATCAAAAATTCACTTAGTTTCTCAAGGAACTCATGAAGTAGAAGCGGTATTATATAAAGATATTAAAGCTAAAATCAATATAGAAATTACAATTCATGTACACAAATAA